The genomic region ACATTTATTCGTTGAGGCGCGGATGAATACAGTAAAGCCATTTGTCCTGGCGGCACTGGTTCTGCCGGCTGCGGCCGGTGTGTCTCCCGGCGCCCGTCACTACCCCGACTACTCGACCGCCGGGATGGTGGCCAGCGCGGAGCCGCACGCCACCGCCGCCGGGTTCGAGATCCTCACCCGCGGGGGAAACGCAGCCGACGCCGCGGCCGCGGTGGGGTTCGCCTTGGCGGTGACATACCCCAACGCGGGCAATCTCGGCGGCGGCGGGTTCCTGGTCTATCGCGCCGCCGACGGCACAGTGGCCACGCTGGATTTCCGCGAGAAAGCACCGTCGGCGGTCAGCTACGGGATGTTCCTGGACAGCGATGGCGAGCCGGTCCCCGAGTTAAGCCGCCGCGGCCTGCTGGCCAGCGGCGTGCCGGGCAGCGTGGCGGGGCTGCTGGAAATTCACCGCCGCTGGGGATCGGGTAAGCTGACGCGCGGGGATGTGCTGGCCCCGGCGATCCGTCTGGCCGAGCAGGGTTTCCCGGTGAGCCACGATTTCCACGAGGGCCTGGTCGCTAACAGGGCGTGGCTGGGCGGGATTCAGTCCACCGCCCGCGTCCTTTACCCGGACGGACAAATCCCCGCTCCCGGCTCGCTGTTCCGTCAGCCGGGGCTGGCCGCCACTCTTCGTGAACTAGCGGCCAGGGGCCGCGACGGGTTCTACACCGGCTGGGTGGCCGACAGCCTGGTGGCGCTGATGGAGCGCGAAGGCGGCCTGATCTCCCATGACGACCTGGCGGCATATCAGCCCGTGGTGCGCCCACCGGTGACATTCAGCTTCAGGGATTACCGCGTTTTTTCGATGGGACCGCCCAGCTCCGGCGGGATCGTGCTGGGCCAGGTGCTGGGCTTGCTGGAGCCGTTCGGTCTGCTAGAGCTGGGCCATAACAGCGCAGCCTACGCCAACAGACTGGTGGAAGCCGAACGCCTGGCCTACGCCGACCGCAACCACTGGCTGGGGGACATGGATTTCACGGACATGCCGCTGGCCGGACTGCTGTCTCCGGAGTATCTCGACAGCCGGCGGCGGCGAATACCGCTCGGGCGGGCGGGCGCCAGCGGGAGCGCGGGCCACGGCGCTCCGGAGCACCCGGAAACAACTCACTACTGCGTGGTGGACAGCATGGGCGGGGCGGCGGCGATCACCACCACGCTCAACGGAGGCTACGGCAACGGCTGGGTGGTGCCGGGCGCGGGTTTTTTCCTTAACAACGAGATGGACGATTTCACGGTCGCGCCGGGCAGGCCGAACATGTTCGGCCTGGTGCAGGGAGTGGCCAATCTTATCGAGCCGGGCAAGCGGATGCTCTCCAGCATGACACCGACGATTGTAACCAAGCTGGTGCCGGACGGCGGCGAGAAGCTGTTCCTGGTGGCAGGCGCAGCGGGCGGCCCGCGGATTATTACGGTCACGCTGCAGATTATCCTCAACGCCACCATCTTCGGGATGAACGTCCGCCAGGCGGTGGACGCCCCCCGGTTCCATCACCAGCATTTACCGGACATCCTCTACCACGAGCCGGGCACGTTCGGCACTGAGACAGCCAGGCGGCTGCGGGCGATGGGTTATAAGTTGAGCGTGCAGGAACAGCTGGGCAATGCCAGCGCGATTATGGCCCTGCCGGACCTCTGGCTGACCGGTTGGGCCGATGGGGTGGGCGCGGGCGCCGGGACGGGACGGGATGGCAATCCAAAAACTGAGTAAAATGCTGAACACCATATTATCTCACCCACGTCTTCCCGGAGTTGCGAGATGAAATCCATATTCAGCCTGACAGCCATTGCGTTGATCGCCAGCTCATCGCTGCTCGCCCAGCGCGGCGACCTTCCCGTGGCCGCCGACTACGAACAGCACCTGCTCAACCTCGGCGCGTTCGAGCGTTTTCTGCCGGTGCAGGCCGATACGCTGATCCCGGACTCTGATGAGCTGGCCCGCGGCTGGCTGGCCTACCATCGCGACCGCAACTACGAGGTCCTGCCCAACAGCAAGCCCGCTCCAGACGAGGCTCTCGGCACTCTGCGCATTGTCGCCACGCCTGGCGAGATCGAGAGCGAACCGATCAGTATCTACGCCCTGCGCGATGTCGCGGGGATCGCTGTCGGAGCGCGAGTGGCCGTGGCCGGCGGACGCAGTGCCTGGCTGCGCGAGGCCGCCGTGGTGGAGGATGTCCTGTTTCATCCGGTGCAGTACCGCGATAAGAATCCCCACACCTGGCCCACCCTGAGCTATGTCCGCTACCCGGTATTTATCAGGCCCGCCTCGCAGTACGCGATCAAAGCCGGTGCCAGCCGCCTGTACTGGCTGACCGTCAGTGTCCCGCCCGGCACACCAGCCGGCACCTACGAGGCGGCGGTCGCTTTCACCGACTCCAACGGACGGGAATTGATTGTCCCGCTGAAAATCGAGGTCCTGCCGTTCACGCTGACCGATAAAAACCTGCCTAAATTCGGCGCCTTCCTGTCGGGCAATAAATTGGCCTCCGGCGAATTCGAGTTCATGAAGCGATACGGGATGGACGCCCTGCAATGGTTCTGGGGATCACACAAGATCGAGATTTTCAACGACAACGGCCGGGTAAAGATGGATTTCACCAGCTACGACGCCATGGTGCGGGGAATGCAGGCCGCCGGGATGGAAGGCCCGCTGGTGCTCAGTCTGGGTAACTCGTGGCTTGGGCACTACGAGATGGCACTGGCCGAAGAGTTCGACCTGCGGCTGATGGAGCGCATGTTCGACGGGCGGATGGTGACGATGATGGACTTCAAGGACCCGCGCTGGGAGAAAATCTGGCTCGAGGGCCTGGGGGTTATTCTCGACCACGCTAAAGCCGCCGGCTGGCCCGAACTGGCGCTGCTGATCCATGATGAGCCGACCAAGTTTATCATGGCCTACCATCCCTACAAGTACCATCTGGTCAAGAAGCATTTCCCCGATATCCCGGTCTACGGCGTCTTTTTCGAGCCGCAGAAAGACCCCGGCCCGCTGCTCAAGAGCTGTGACATCATGGTGGCCAACCGGGACTTAGAGTACATAAAAAAACTCGCGGAAAATCATGGTAAAAGATTCTGGAGCTACGGGAATATCTGCGCCGACCAGTCGTTCGGCAAAAACCGGCTGATCTACGGCCAGGTACCGGCGTACTACGAGAGCGAAGTGATGTTTTTCTGGTGCTGGAACTACTATATCAACAACCCGTGGAGCGATTTCGACGGACGCGGCGAGCAGGTTGGCGGCCCGGCCCAAAGCGATGCTGACTGGGTGGCGGTCTACCCCAGTGTCGATGGAGTGGAACCGGTGCGCACCCTGGCGATCGAGGCGGCGCGCGAGGCGATCGATGACGTCCGCTACCTTCGTACGCTGGAAAACCTCGTCCGACCGCAAAACCCCGCCCGCTGGGAAAAACTTCGGGAGGAAATCCGTCGCCGCCAGCACGCGTTGTTCGATGGTATCTTCCAGGACAACCGGGTCTTCTCCGACACCGATTTCTTTCTCACCACCGAAAACGACGATGTCGAAGAGCTGCGGGACTGGGTAACCGAAAAAATCCGCGAGAACCTCTGAGACCTGGGCCCCCGGGCGCGCCCCGCCGGCTGGGCCTGCGGCACAGCCGGCCAGTGTAAGGCCGGAGCGCATGTAATGCGCCCGGCGGGGCGCGCTCAGCGGCGTCAGCCGCTCACCGGGCCGATATTGAACGAACCGCCAGACTCAGTACCAACGTTGATCTCGACTCATCCCTCCCGGTCCACTCAACCTGCCGGCCCGGCCGGGGGCTCCCGAGGTTTTGGCCTTTCTCGTGAAAACTCGAATCTGATTTTATAAATCTTTTCCGGCGGCTCATTCGTAGTTACCAGTGGAACCGCTTTCGACATTACATTTGATCTTTACGGCTTCTGGTTGAACTCCCCCCGGGAGACTTTCAGTTGGCGGAGACTAAGTCGCGCGAAACAGCAGACCGGCAAAATGAATCCGCAGCCTCGAGTTCATCCGGCCAATGGCCGGACACCTGGCCGGAAACTTCGGGCGAGTACGAAAACCTGGTGGATTGTATGATCCGTCCACTGGTGCGCTACGCGTTTCGACGGTTGCATTGCCTGGCCGACGCCGAGGACGTGGTGCAGGACGTGTTGGTCAAAGCGTTCGCTATCTGGCACAAGCGACGAGGGAAAACCGGTGTGGCAGCCTACCTGTACAGGATGACGGCCAATACCTGCACCGATCTTTACCGTCGTGAAAACATGATACGGAGAAAGTACACTCAGGAAGGCGCTTTCGCGGTAATCGACGGGGCCGGACAGACCGAGCGGGAAGCGCTGGCCGAACTGGAGCGAATCGAGGGTCTGCTGCAGGCTCTGCCGCGCCGTCAGGCCGAAGTGATCCGGCTGAGAGTTGTAGATGAGTTGAGCTTCATTCAAATCGCCAGGACGCTCGATATCAAATTGCCGACTGCGAAATCGCGGTTCCATTACGGCATCAGCAAGTTGAGAAAGAAAATCTCCGCGCTCGAGGAGGTTGAGTGATGGATTGCAGAGAGTTCAGAAAAAACATCTCAGCGATGTTCGACCTGCGGCCCGGCCCGCTGCGGGATGAAATGATAGAGCACACGGAAGCTTGCGCGCAATGCTCCCGGATTTTCGATGACTGGCAGCGAACCGTGAACCGGCTGACTCCAGCGGTCCGGATCGCCCCATCGGACAATTTCAAGGAGCGGATTATGGAACGGCTTGAAAATTTCGACAGTATCGCCGGCAGGAGCACGGATGCCCGCAGGGTGACTTCCCGCCGCTGGTTCAAACCCTTGGTAGCCGCCGCGGCAGTTTTGTTGCTAGTGGCCGCGGTTTCAATTCTCGCCCCCGGCGGCTTGTTCCGCGACCGCCTGGACCCTGATAACCCTCAACACCTGATCAGTCTGGTCAGCGAGGCGATGGCCGCCCAGCAGGAGATGATTTATTCTCGTGGCACGACTCACCTGATTGTCGATCACGTGCTTCCCCCTGTATCAGACCCAAGAGTTGCCGCCAGCAGATGGACCGGGTTTGTCTCTGTCCGGCCTGATGGAGAGTTGCAGCACAACAGGGTGATGACCGCCGCCGAGCCAGGCCAATCGTACGTGATTCGCGAGGAACTCTGGTACGATCCAGTCACCGAACGGTTCGTCAAGTCGATCAGCCATGACTCAGGCGTGATATTCGCCAACTCGTACGATGGGTCGCGGATATATTCCCTGGCGATGCAGGACGACAACCGCGCGGAACCTTCGACTCTGCCTGTGGCGCCTGATTTCAAATCGCCGATCTCGCTTGTCGAGAGTATGGCGATGACTGCGAATTGGGATAGTCTGGTGAGCAAGAGAATCGAAGAGACCGGGAGAGTTCCGACTGTTGTCGGCGAGGACACACTCGCCACCGGCGAGCCGGTCCGAGTGATCAGGGTGGATGGGCTGCCCGGGCCGGACGGTGAAATAAATAATTACATCCTGTACAAGATACGGATGTCCGACAACACGATTGCCGAGAGCGAATTCATGATGCGCGGGGAGTCGGCGATCATCACACGCTACCCGACCGTGGAAAAAACAGCGGACAACCGGGTTCCGTGGAGACTCGACGGACTCAAGACAA from Candidatus Glassbacteria bacterium harbors:
- a CDS encoding DUF4091 domain-containing protein → MKSIFSLTAIALIASSSLLAQRGDLPVAADYEQHLLNLGAFERFLPVQADTLIPDSDELARGWLAYHRDRNYEVLPNSKPAPDEALGTLRIVATPGEIESEPISIYALRDVAGIAVGARVAVAGGRSAWLREAAVVEDVLFHPVQYRDKNPHTWPTLSYVRYPVFIRPASQYAIKAGASRLYWLTVSVPPGTPAGTYEAAVAFTDSNGRELIVPLKIEVLPFTLTDKNLPKFGAFLSGNKLASGEFEFMKRYGMDALQWFWGSHKIEIFNDNGRVKMDFTSYDAMVRGMQAAGMEGPLVLSLGNSWLGHYEMALAEEFDLRLMERMFDGRMVTMMDFKDPRWEKIWLEGLGVILDHAKAAGWPELALLIHDEPTKFIMAYHPYKYHLVKKHFPDIPVYGVFFEPQKDPGPLLKSCDIMVANRDLEYIKKLAENHGKRFWSYGNICADQSFGKNRLIYGQVPAYYESEVMFFWCWNYYINNPWSDFDGRGEQVGGPAQSDADWVAVYPSVDGVEPVRTLAIEAAREAIDDVRYLRTLENLVRPQNPARWEKLREEIRRRQHALFDGIFQDNRVFSDTDFFLTTENDDVEELRDWVTEKIRENL
- a CDS encoding RNA polymerase sigma factor, translated to MAETKSRETADRQNESAASSSSGQWPDTWPETSGEYENLVDCMIRPLVRYAFRRLHCLADAEDVVQDVLVKAFAIWHKRRGKTGVAAYLYRMTANTCTDLYRRENMIRRKYTQEGAFAVIDGAGQTEREALAELERIEGLLQALPRRQAEVIRLRVVDELSFIQIARTLDIKLPTAKSRFHYGISKLRKKISALEEVE
- the ggt gene encoding gamma-glutamyltransferase, with amino-acid sequence MNTVKPFVLAALVLPAAAGVSPGARHYPDYSTAGMVASAEPHATAAGFEILTRGGNAADAAAAVGFALAVTYPNAGNLGGGGFLVYRAADGTVATLDFREKAPSAVSYGMFLDSDGEPVPELSRRGLLASGVPGSVAGLLEIHRRWGSGKLTRGDVLAPAIRLAEQGFPVSHDFHEGLVANRAWLGGIQSTARVLYPDGQIPAPGSLFRQPGLAATLRELAARGRDGFYTGWVADSLVALMEREGGLISHDDLAAYQPVVRPPVTFSFRDYRVFSMGPPSSGGIVLGQVLGLLEPFGLLELGHNSAAYANRLVEAERLAYADRNHWLGDMDFTDMPLAGLLSPEYLDSRRRRIPLGRAGASGSAGHGAPEHPETTHYCVVDSMGGAAAITTTLNGGYGNGWVVPGAGFFLNNEMDDFTVAPGRPNMFGLVQGVANLIEPGKRMLSSMTPTIVTKLVPDGGEKLFLVAGAAGGPRIITVTLQIILNATIFGMNVRQAVDAPRFHHQHLPDILYHEPGTFGTETARRLRAMGYKLSVQEQLGNASAIMALPDLWLTGWADGVGAGAGTGRDGNPKTE